The following DNA comes from Octopus sinensis linkage group LG5, ASM634580v1, whole genome shotgun sequence.
GGAAGGGTGGTGAGTTGATAAAGATATTCTTTTTTAGGAATAAGATATCTGGTCAAAGctaataatattgggttgtctggaaagttcgtgctgttttatagtagcttacctttcgacttattttagaacatgtttgagtccataaaataagatttgactacacctccatttagagcacagtttaagctatctttttgtgaaagaaggtttatgttcctataacctgtgttaattctgtaaccctttaaaatggaagataagaaagttcattttcggcacttgatgctttgggaaccagacaaaaattgctgcagctcggctgggatgtgttaccacaccctccatatttaccagatattgctccttcggatttccacttattcaggtctctgcagaatagtcttaatggtaaaaatttcaattccttggatgacataaaacgataccttgatgaattctttgccatgaaaccacctcaattctgggaagagggtattttcaagttaaaggaaagatggagatgcattgtgcaacgaaatggttcatatttggttgattaaaaatgtaatagcaagtatttattgacctttttctttcctttaaaaattggcacgatctttccgaacaacccaatatttacaaaaCACAAGATGTTGGGTTTAAAGGATGTGACAAAACGGAGAACTGTgtcataagaatataaataatgggGTTAGAGGTAATCCAAAACATGTCCTTATAGAAAGATATAACAATTTTTTGCAACATACCTGCAGGAAGtggagttttatttatttgtgcaatttTGGTAACAACCATCCATGCTTGTTCCTTTTCTCCACTAATCATTAGAAACCTTGGTGATTCATATCTTGCGAAAAGGCGGAAGATAAGAGTGATTAAAAAAGGAGTAGCACAGGCGACAACAAAATATCTCCAGCCATGCGTTGGGATCAAAAGCCAAGCCATTGCCCCTGTAAAAGCAGTTCCTAATGTACCACACATTGTGATGATAATAAGGTAACTGCGTTTCTGTCGAGGTAAAAACTCTGTAAaagttacaaaaacaaaatatttgaataaataacactaaaaactaatgtaaaaacattaagtATAATTCAAAACATTTACATTAGCGTTCAAAACAAAACGACAAAGGGAATGCTATTTTACAAGTGTTCTAGAATGTATATTAATGGAAATTATGTGACAATTTAAGTGGAGCttaaatataaaatcataaattagattttctttaattttataattacattaaaaatttCTATCTGCTTTTATATTCATTCACAGATGATCGAATAAAAAGTTTTAGGTTTTGCAAATTTGTGCATAGTATTTGAATAAGTTTGTTGTGAGTATgtattactcacacacatacatacatacatatacatatatgttcgttTTACTTCTGACCATTCAATGATATGTTAGGAGTCATAAGTTCTGTTAGCAAACTGAAACATGCAGAGTAATGTACCTTGATTAAAGGTTTAATGCTATAGCTGTAGCAATATAAAATTATGTAGGGCCTATAGGACTGGGAATATATAAGAATGGCAATGTTGCAGGAAtaaacaaggcggtgagctggcagaaacgttagcatgctggatgaaatgcttagcggtatttcatttgtctttatgttctgagttcaaattccgcctaggtcgactctgccattcaccctttcggggttgataaattaagtactagttgcatgctggggtcgatctaatcgaccggcaTACATTAAAAGCATTACAATATTTAGTTTTTCCCTTCTGAATTGCTTTCTAGTTGATAATATAACCATTAGCAATATActaaaaatttaattgatttgAATAAATGGGCTTGTGAAAACAGATGTTGAATAGGAATGGATACTGTTTTTGGAAAAATTTGATCTATTCAAGAATTAATGCATATAAATTTGTCAGTATTAGTGTTTTAATATTAAACATTACAAAACTATGGAGTTACCATAGTCTGGTAAAACAGTGGAAGTGCACATAACTTGAAGAGGTATGCTTATTTCACCAGTGTGAGATGGAACTCATAGCATGGAGTGATGGGTTGTGTCATTGTcctatgaattatatatgtttatgatagAATAGGAGAGATAATGAAATCTTAAAAAGGATCTTGTTTATAAGGATTTGTAACCCCTCttgttatatacaaatacagtatGGTCAAAGGCGTAAGTTATACATCTATTTTTATGACAACCTTGCAGGAAATAGTGATTATGAGCCCCATTTTGTCAAAGGTTTTTTATACACTAGAGCCTTCAGTCTTCCATGAATTAAGAactttgtttttgaaaggaaagaaactattcatatatcatataaaaaataATCTTACACTGTTGATCTTGAAGTTAAATATGTGTTCATTAATAATTGCCTCAAATTATTAAACTTAGAAATGTTTGAAGTATCAAGTTGTTAAAAAATGGAGTTTTCACTTCTCAAAGATTAAGACAGAGTGGATATTAAGTGGGGGAGATAGATTTGCAAGAATAGGGTCTATTTCTGTAACACAGTCTTATGGTAACTACTAAGATGCTGTTGTAGGAATTTAATAGTGTTAATAGATAGTAGGACTTTGGAAGTTAACAGTTGGGGGGGGGGTAATAGTGATAAAGGATGACTGAAGTCATCTACTTGGCAAGGAACTAGAACGTATGATTACTCAGAAAAAGAAGTAATATGCTGGATAAAAGTGTAATGTGCCCCCTAAATAATTTCTGTATTATTATAGAGTAAGCAAATAAATTTATCAACTATTATGttgataaacatattttaaaaataatattttgatcaAATATTTAACGAAACATTTCTTATCAAATCATTTAGGAATATTAGAGCTTTTGGCTCTTGGATGAGTGAGATATGTTGGATTAGGATACATTTGTGATATCAAATTTAAgggttttcaaaattttcggtgcAATATATCAATACTTTAAAGGTTAGTCTTTGgtactttgtaaaacagtttaAAATGAATGTCAATAGCTGATAATAGTTATAAAAaatagttaaatgaaattatttaactGTGACAATGCTTCCCTGCTGATGACTTACAGTAAAGGTCACTATGTTTGCTATTCGTTTAGTGAAAAATGAAATGAGTAAAAATAAAGCTACACACAAAAATTtcacatcaaaaacaaaaaaaaaagaatgtaaacaaatcGATCTGTCTTAAAACAAACTATataagcaaagagagagagaaagagagagagagagattgtgagagagaaagagagagagagaagtaagatCTTACCTATAGGAAGAACAAAAGCGAGTGCCGCTAAACCGCCTTTTCCAAAAGAGACAAATGATCTAAACACAACTAGAATAGGAAAGTTAGTCGCAAAAGTAGATCCGATTGCAAATATGCAACATATGGATACCGTAAGTACAAATGTAAACTGGCGGCCATGCCTGTCACTGAGGATTCCAAAAAGATATTCTCCAAACATCGATGCAAGTCCATTGCAGAAGGGGAGCCATGGAAATACCATATCGCTTAAATGCCATTCTTTCTTAATTGGTTCATTAAGAAATACAAAAACCATGAGTTCACTGCAAACTGCAAAATAAGCGGTTCCACCAAgcaatataatcaaaatatgaaATCTACCAAATTTGATATCAGTTAAAACATCATCAAGGCTTCGCTCAGTTTCTTCACAAAACTGAAAACTTAATGTGTCATATTGTGGCGGAGGATCTTCTTCATCAGTGTTGACCAAACTTACATTGTCCTGCAATGTTTGACCTTCGTCGCTGTCGGTAGACATTGTGACCGACCCGATCATTGCTTCTGACATTtaattataaacattataatGTTGAGAAATAAATAACTGTCTGCTATTGTATATTTGCTTTCAGCGACTAAAGAGTTCTTAAGCGGTGATTTGTTTAAAATGCCACCaatgaaaatatgaattttaGAGAAGTTTCTTTTTAAGCTAAAGCAGTATAACAATATTTTACCTTTAATAAAATTGCCTTGCAAAAATAAGTAAGTTAAAATAAGAAGTATTTTATTGCTGATGGATTTAATAAAATggtttttattgtttaaattcGAGCTAAAATGGGAATGTAGCTCTACAAGTCTTGTgcgctagtgtgtgtatgtttatgcgtgtgttaaTAAAAGTATTTATACACCGTTATCGGCCTTGATAATTTGagtctacacatacatgcaaaatgtCTCATGTATTCTGTCAGATTATGCCACCTACTTTTTAAAATGTTAGCCACGTAATTCTAGTCGTATTATATTACGTGTAACAGAGGCGCCCAAATGTAACTGTAACTATTTGGTTTAGacataaaactgttggaaatttcatcaaaagtaaaataagtaaatgatcTTTTTTTCTACTGTGGTACACTTACTAgcataataattaaagaaaataatacttaaaaataaagaaaacaatgcaaaatgaaatagatttgatattttatccttttcttcAGTTAGCAAAGAGCGGCtacgctggagcaccgtcttgaacaGGTACTTGTACATATTGTAGTGgaatctctttgccgaactggtaagttaaGGAGAACGTAAACAAAACGGTGGGCATAAATTGGAATTTCTCCATTTTGACGGacatttcagattttttttcacGGTGCCCTTGGGAATAATTTAGAGTATCGTCTTcacatacaaaaaaatttttttttactgctccACTCGCATCTCCAGACcgattttggggggagggggcattACGCACTTGAAAAGTAAAGCTTTTTTCgataaaaatgcagtaaatattttcagacgaaaaggtgtgtgatttggctgttatttctagcattatCCCATGACCGGTAAGGgtttataaaaatcaaaaaaattttttaatagcgTGTTTATGCTATTAatggggaaaatattgaaaaacatcaatacttgtaagagtgagaaagaaatgaggaaggtGGTCATAGGATattctagaaacaacagctaaatctccctttactCACCTTTtcgtttgaaaatatttacttcttttaCCGTAAAGACTTCTATATTTTTTAAGTGCGtagtgctaaaaaaaaaaagaacatcgtACAGTGCCCACAAAATCGACCAAAATCAGTTTGGAGAGGGGAAAAGggtgaaaaaaaacattcttcaaaaagttgttttttttttgttaaagagaTGCTCCAGATCATCTCCAAGGGTACCGTgtgagaaaaatctgaaaaattccGGCTTATGTGGGCCACCTATCGCTGATGTCCGCCAACAAAActacattagttgtcaagcggtggagagggacacacatacacacacacgactgacttttttcactttccatcaaattcattcagaaggctttggtcagctcagggctatagtagaagatacctgccggAGTTATCACATCGATCCTGGGagttaaaaattcaaaaactacTTGATATAATACGCGATCTTTATAATATCACaagaaacgttttttttttctaatataggcaATGATGTGATGACAAAATAGGTTCCATTTTCAAGTACAAGTGTAAACGTGTCCTATTTTTTATTGCGAATGCTTGCTGTCAATTTTAAACTATAGAGTATATCATGTTTCTGGACCCGAAGTAGAAATAATGATTTGTAATGTTTGCTGATACTTTAAAATTTTAGTCTATTCAGGGCATTCTGGATCCTTGTTGAGTAATGAGGAAATCCAAGTCGTGGAGCCATGATTTCATCTTCAATAACTGGATTCACACTGAACTGTTCCCAATTCTCAGGATGTCAAGGCAGCAATAATTGATGGAACCCTCATCTGCAGACATGAAGATTGCTTTGGCTGGATTTTTCAACAGTTCATCATTGTGGCAATAACCAATGGAACTACTCTTTTTAATGGAACCAAGGATTGAGTTCTTGTGAAACTCAGTCTTCCAGGTTGTGCTATATCTTCAGTTGAGTGTATTAACTTTATCAGCGGGTCAAATCTGATAGAAGCATAGTGATGAGTAGCATCAATCAATTCAACATGATCACCCTTTTGTTTACATTGATAGGATTAAGCTACCTAAGCAAAACTTTTCTGGATAAAGTCTGTCCTGCTGGAGATTAATGCTGAAAGtcaagtttttttcttcttttttttttttatgaaacatcAAGTTAGTTGCATAGCAAAAGAAGGAGGTATATGCATGGAGTGATTTCCTAAAATACAACTCCATTGACTTTCTTGCTCTGTTATTTTTCTCCATAGCATTTCATTTAGATGTTCTACTTGATTGTTTCCAGTTGGATGAATGGAATTGTTTTAGTTTGAACAACATTATAGTTCTTCAAAGTACAAAGATCAGCAAGAATAAGATGGTTTTTTGATTTGAGTGAATAGAAGCTGAAGTATCAAAcatgaagaatatattttgaagatagCAAATTACTGTAAGAGCTGTCATATCCAAACATTCAAATGTAAACAAGTAATGGTAAgagttgtggaggcacaatggcccagtggttagggcagcagactcacggtcgtaggattttgattcccaaaccgggcattgtgagtgttcattgagcaaaaacacctaatgctccatgaggctccggcagggggtggtggtaaaccctgctgttctcttttcaccacaaatttctctcactctttcttcctgtttctgttgtacttgtatttcaaagagccagccttgtcacgctctgtgtcatgctgaatctcctcgagaactatgttaagggtacacatgtggAGTGCTCTGTCACTTGCACAtaaataaatgagctgcgacgtcactggtgccaagctgtatcagcctttgcctttccgttggataacatcggtggtgtggagaggggaggctgatatgcatgggcaactgctggtcttccataaacaaccttgcccagacttgtaccttggagggtaactttctaggtgtaatcccatggtcattcatgaccgaagggggtcacaaaaaTGGTAAGAGTTAAATCACAATAGAGGACCTTTAGATAGGCATTGTACTGAGATGCTCAAAAGGTTGTGTGAACTTGATAAGTTTGGCATGTAGGGGATGGCAGAATAAGTGTTAAAATTTTTAACATGTGAGGCATGAAGTGGTGAGGGGCTGATTTCAGGACGCTGAATCCTAGGAAGGAGATGATAATGCTGCACAGTAAGTGATGAAATATTGTGCTTAAGCAGACTCATCCAATCTATATGAGGATGGAAATAACaggtgtaaaatgatgatgacgacaacaatggtggtgatgatgatgataatgataccagATTGATGTCAACTTTTGTGTTAGTCAAAACTTGAAAATAGAAAGTTCTGTTTTTTTCCCACTCTAATTAATTAATGCgccctagccaggctcatgggccaggtttctatggcgtatgtgttccctagcaggatgggacaccagtccattgcagcgttactaatttttgccagctgagtggactggagcattgtgaaatgaagtgttttgctcaagaacaacacgtcgcctggtccaggaattgaaaccacaattttacaatcatgatgctgacaccctaacccctaagccacgaTCATCATCTCAGCCAATGTGAAGACCATGTCACTCAAAACAACATCATGTCACCATAGATAGACATTGCACCTCTCATTGGCAGtataaattacattgttttagttATGAATATGCTACTCAGAAAATCTGGAACCTTTCCCACAGAAACAAAATACTTCTATCACCAAATATTCTTTTGGTTCTGATAAAACTGTAGTATCTATCCTTATCAACTAAATATTTGACATGTTTCCTATTTCACctgtctcctcctccccctcttcctccccctctcctccctcttcccctccctcctcctcctgctcatcatcatcatcagcagcagctgtgtagatctttaaaaaaatacaaaatcataACCATTGCCCATTCCTCCAGTGCCCTCTGCTCTGTGCGCTTGTCCAAATTAATTAACCTTGTAGAATCAGTTTGCAAAAGATGCCACTCCAGGTTAATGATGTCTATGCATCCAACTAGATGCACCATGATAGGATGTGCAGTGTTATTACAAATAAGATTTGTATGGCATGTCAAATCACACTATCACATTGAAGAGGCTTTCCTTATGTTGGTATGACAGACCTAAAATCACAAACAATATCagtcaccatcattatcctcctcttcctccccctccctcctcctcctcctcctcatcatcatcatcgtcatcaccaccaccaccaccaccctccgcccctctgtcttccccttcatcctcctcttcttcttcttcttcctcatcctcatcctcatcctcatcctcctcatcatcatcatcaataccacaaACCACTATATGTAGTtgtttgatatgctagaaatagcaattaaatcttcaaattacaccttactgtcttaataAGGAAAGGATTTATTGGGTAATACATATCTGAGATAAAAAGATacaggttggtcatggctggaattttTTTCAATCACAGCTCTGCCCAATCAGAACTGGTGTGGGGGCTAAACACTATTAGCATAACATTTCCCTCctatcttcaccaccatcacattTGCCACTACTCCTCCCCCCACTCTCCCATTCACCACCTCAGCTGTTATctctgtcaccactactaccatgatCATAGCCATGACCAACACCCTCATCCTCAAATCCTGCTACCAGTAACACCACTGCTATTGTCACTGTAATAACCCTGATCGTCCTCGTCCATATTCAACATTCTCGACCTTGTcctgccgccaccatcaccatgactTTTACTGTAACTGCAGTTGCTGTTACCACCATCTCTACCAGACTTAATCATCTCTTATTCAAGAAATCACTTCCATAGATGTTGTTGCAGTCAATATAACTATTGtcaccaataccaccaatacCATAGTTGCTACCGTAAGCATCTTCCTTTTTCTAGTTATCAATTTTGGCAGCACCATTATTATTCTCTTCTATATCGTTGTTGGCACCAGTAGcattgtgatgataatgatgaaggagaaggaggaggtggtggtggtggtagtggtggtggtggttgttggtggtggtggcagtgatggtgatgttggcaatggtggtaatgaggatgatgatgatttgtttgtggaggcaccaccatcatcatcatcattaatacatCCTTATCCTGACCATCAATGTAATGTCTTCTTCCCTAGCACACTCCCATTAAGTTTTATATCTATGAAGCAACAGCGAAGCATTCAGTCAGCTAATGAACTTAAGTCTACAGTTGCAAAAGTGACAAGACAGTACATTACATAAGCCTAACTGTAACTCTATATAGCATAGATACTTTTCTAGAGCTTATCATATTTCAGTTTGCTTTTTCAGATGTTTTCCACTGCTTACTCAGAGGGctttttctttaataattatcatttttcACTGGGCTTATGGTTTTTGAGAGGACTTCTTCAAACATAGGCATCACAATTTAATATATGCATTCTTTATATggaaatacatgcataaatatacatcgtcatcatcatcatcatcatcatcaacatcatcatcatcatcatcatcatcatcgccatcatcgtcatcatcatcatcatcatcatcatcatttaatgtccactctccatgctggcataggttacacggtttgactggagctgatatGCTGGAGgtctgcaccaagttccagtctgatttggtatggtttctacatggctgaatgcccttcctaatgccaaccgctccaggagtgtaatgggtgcttttatgtgcaacTGGCCTGGgtaccatttacatgacaccaacaaTGACCATAGCTGCGATTCATTTGGATAAGTTTcagccagtattggcccaggcgatgactgtatatacacgcatgcacacacacacacacacacaagcatgcacatgcacgcacacacacatataccgcaaatcctcaagtataatccgcatttttttcccaaaatttaaaggtcataaTCCCTAGTGcttactatatacaaggttaaaaatggaaaatattttctaagcaatgtctgagtctctatttactGTTCagtaatgtttattcagatgcattttgtgatgtcgggtatgaaaataccttaagctaagcctgaaagcaatggagtcataaaagaatcatcaataacttgcagtaagcaacatatattaaaataaaagtattcagaacacagaataacatataacaaaaacaatttgcaaacatctTTACAtccccatataacagttaagaacatcaccattattgtattatgcatgtgtggaAGTGTCTGTTCGACTAGTTGCTGCTGGCCTAAttatgcacgactcaagttagggaagtggtgcgtattatacacaaggtttacgtTTTTCAGAGGTACGCccacctaaaaatcccctgcgtattatactcaagggcggactatactcgcggatttacggtatatatatatatatatatatatatatatatatatatatatatatgtatgtgcgtgcgtgtgtgtgtgtgtgtgcatgcatatatgtatatatgtgattatataatgggaagctttatgaaaataaacaaaagacgaaggcaggtggaatacaaacaaacaattgtattagtatggcgctcaggaatataaataaaacaagtcttttacgtttcgagcctatgctcctcaacagaaagatacacagaaaagaaacaaggagagaaaaaaaatgcgtgcagaagctagcgaatcaacgtggcgatctgattccggccagaagtcaaagatcaaacgtgagacgcaagagcgaaaataggggagataacagggtcaaatgaccatgccccaacataagggtgtgtgtgtgtatgagagagtatgtagtgcgtatgagaggtctggacgtgtgtatgtatgtatgatgtgatgtgtaatgtcgtatggtgtagtgtagagagaggagatgagggggagagaggagaggagagatgagggggaggaaggaagggggagggggaggaggagagggaagaagaggaaggggagaggatagagggagggggagagaagttggagtgagggagcagagagaaagagggaagagtaggggtgaaaggatgaaggactgaagagaagtaagGGTCgagggggaggttagatgaggaagggggagaggggggttcgatgaggagggggagagttgagaccaaatggcgtaaaagagcgaagagagaagattaattcctgttcacggcgcaaatgGGAATCTGGATGGCCtctgtttcaggatcgttgtccttcatcggcctagagtagcagacaccggtcagctggtgatatttgcctcgtcttcgtaattgtatatatctatattcagtgaagtctattcactgattatcaaaatgagaaatattgaatttctaaatctctcgtagagacatgtatgtgtatataaggacacagggaaaaatgtgtcaaagccatcaggaggcgttcgatgcttcttAGGGCTATACAgcagtggtgtaccccctactgttacgttcttgttagattgacagtatacaaccattctatcgccccaccaccgtacatgtctctacgagagatttagaaattcaatatttcttattttgataatcagtgaatagacttcactgaatatagatatatacaattacgaagtcgaggcaaatatcaccagctgaccagtgtctgctactctaggccgatgaaggacaacgatcctgaaacacgtgtccctagatgcagttccggcagccggggggtgtttgtctccccttcgtatatgtatataaggacacagggaaaaatgtgtcaaagtcatcaggaggcgttcgatgcttcctagggctatacagcggtggtgtaccccctactgtcacgttcttgttagattgacagtatacaaccattctatttatatatatagtttgatttgaaaagcgctaatatatgatgtataaaaacatgtaatatacaaataaatatctgtaaatataaaaccatccgaatttctgagtacctcatttcttctaatatatatatatgtatatatgtatgtatgtaggaaaaatagaagttaaaaatgcactgagaatagttaaaatatttattcttaatatatttaagGCTTAAACCAGTTTCACAGtctacactgattttcaaaaagttcaaataggAAGACATGGTTTATGTTGCAGGTGTCcagcttctgactagtgtttgaagcttgccctatttttataggctcaaattactatatattttgaataggatttgattagTAGAGGATAGTCACGTGACTGGTCATTTTGGTAGGCTCCCCACTATATCTGTCTGTTGATTGAACACAttcaaacaatcaatgctctgaatgttttctgtcgggtgtttgtagagaatgaacaagATTAAGTTTATAATCTTTTGTATGTTTCCTGCTATGTTCTTGTGTTAGAGTCATGTGACAGTATATTTTGTGCCTAAAAAGAAGGCTAACTTGGTTGACTGAACATtccaaatttaatctgtctggTGGGAAAGTGGACAGGAGTCATTTGTATGTAGTCTAGTGGCTACAGTTTAGGTTGTTAGTTGTGTAGCTTCCTCGTGATCAGTGGCAGAAtgaattttgtgtgtgaatagttatttgtatatgtactctgttaaagtttgttaagtcttggtttgtacttttgcatgaaagtattttctttgtttatctgaGCTTCAGCTGTGGTATTCACTGAACATAGGTAGAGTGGGaagacctggaatttgggggacttattttTTGCTCATATGTCTATGTGACCACTCAGTGGAATCTGTCAAGTACTAG
Coding sequences within:
- the LOC115211883 gene encoding organic cation/carnitine transporter 7-like; protein product: MSEAMIGSVTMSTDSDEGQTLQDNVSLVNTDEEDPPPQYDTLSFQFCEETERSLDDVLTDIKFGRFHILIILLGGTAYFAVCSELMVFVFLNEPIKKEWHLSDMVFPWLPFCNGLASMFGEYLFGILSDRHGRQFTFVLTVSICCIFAIGSTFATNFPILVVFRSFVSFGKGGLAALAFVLPIEFLPRQKRSYLIIITMCGTLGTAFTGAMAWLLIPTHGWRYFVVACATPFLITLIFRLFARYESPRFLMISGEKEQAWMVVTKIAQINKTPLPAGKLSGIPSHSRGQIKDLFTREFRYRTLTISLVWLFQATGYWGVTTYLPQYMSDKLNLGGYFIIFIIFISELPGLFLALFFIRKNMLGRITSVILFICMTIVLLAVFAVLSTSHLIWAQTLTIMTCFAFMAPIYSILNTFTPEIYPTAIRSTALGWVYMVSNIPGLITPFIDATLLDSPVVWLYPVVWLMFFVLEFVVMLSIRTETAGKRLSDNLQSTPICENIPSFVPDHIPDCTAPIYSSEPPFRYRQDGYL